TTAAATAATTTTTCCTTCTCGGTTAATGGTTTTACATCCAGTATCCTTGCTCTTTTAAGATTATAGGGGGAATCCTTTATAACCACTTGCGCCATATTTTTGCCTCTGACTCCTTTATGAGAGATGTCAAAACTTCTTTAAGATTAATTTTTGCCATGCATGTTCTGGAACATCTTCCACAACCTGTGCAAAAAACCATGCCATAACGGTCAATGTGATACCTGAATTTCCTGTAAAATCTATGTCTCTGTCTTGCTGAGCGCTCCCTTCTGAAGTCTATTCCACCTGCAACTTTTGCAAATGGATCAAGCTGACAGGAAAACCATACTCTGTATCTTTCACCTGCCTTAAGAGTTAAGTCAACTTCTTCTTTTATATCAAAGCAGTAACATGTTGGGCATACTGCTGTGCAGTTTCCGCAACTGAGGCACTTCTGTTCAAGTTCTTTCCATACAGATGCATTAAAGGAACGATCAAACAGGTCAGGAAGATATCTTCTTTCTGTGGGAACTTCATTATTAAATATTTTCAGTTTATTATTTCTCAATGCTTTAAGTTCTTCAATATGAACTGCTTCTGCAGGTTTAAATAAATCGGTTTTTTCAACAATATCAGAGCCTTTTGAGGAATGAATATGAACAATAAAATACTCACTGAGTTCTGTGAACATTAAATCATATCCTGTTGTTGGCATGTGAGCACCGACAAATGCACAACTTGCATATTCATCGCAATAATCATTGCATTCAAGCCCAATTATTGTTATATGTTTTTTCCTGATAAGATATCCTGTGTCTTTAGGGTTATCAGACAGAACCATATTGAGACATTTTATTCCGGCTATATCACAGGTATGTACACCAAATAGTATTAAATTTTCATACTCTACAACTGGCTCAATTTTTAAATCTTCTTTTATATCAAACTTCAGTAAAGTTTCTCTTTGAGGCATAAAGTATTTTTTTGGTGGAATTATAGTAGGAATATATTTAAGGCTAACCTCCTCAGAAGATTTTATCTTCTGAAAAGCATAATTTTTAAATCCCTTATAAACCGGTGCAACTACTTTTGATATTGAGATGAGGCTATCTATGAAGTCCTCAATTTTTGATTTTTCAAGTATTCTGTACTGTTCAATTTTCATAAATTATGCCCCGATAAAAGATAAGGCATTATACTTTTTTTTTAAGTAATTTGTCAATAGACGGCATAAAATTGCCATATGGAAAGTTAATTTTGATTTAAGGAGAGGCAATGCCTCTCCTTTGGAAAGATTAGCCTAAAAGAATTTTCTGGGCTTCTTCCATATCAGCTTCCATTACATAAGGAATTCCAGTTACTTCAGAGGCTTCCTTTGTAAGAGCAACGATGTCATTTCTGTCAAGATACTCAATGGAGAACTTTCTTGCACCAGCCATGAGCTGTTTGAGTCCAAGAGTGAGTCTGTCAACAAATGTATACATGGCAATAGCACCCCATGGAAGCTTTTTGAATGCCTTACCGTATTTATTCTTAAGAACTTCGGCAGTTATAAAGATTTCTTCCACAGAGTTTCCATATTTTGCTATATCGGCAGGAAGTTTGCCATCTTCATGCCATTTTTGAATGTTCTTGCCAACAAAAGCTGGAATCATTAATGCTCTACCCATGCATACAGCTTTAAAGTAAGGCGCACCAAGTGCAAGTGCTTTAAATATGTGGTCTTCAAGAGAGAATCCACCAGCTATTGCAAGGTCTGGGACATATTTTCCTTTTTCAGCAAGCTGCTTTGCAAAGTTATAGGCAATTGACTGGAGATAAATTGTTGGAATACCCCACTCATTCATCATTCTCCATGGGCTCATTCCTGTTCCACCACCAGCACCATCAATTGTTACAAGGTCAATTCCTGCATCTGAGGCAAACCTTAATGCTCTTGCAAGGTCAGTAATTCTGTATGCACCAGTTTTTAGTGATACAAACTTTGCACCAGCTTTTCTATAATGTTTTACAGCCTTTTCAAAGCTTTCATAATCTACCATGCCAAGCCTTGAATGACGCTCAAATTCTTTAAATTCACCAGCTTTATAAGCTTTCTGGACAACAGGATCTTCAGGGTCAGGAAGAACTATATATCCCCTTCTTTTTAGTTCAAGGGCTCTTTCTAAACTTTTAAGCTTAACCTCTCCACCGATATCTTTTGCTCCCTGTCCCCATTTAAGCTCAATGCATGTTACACCGAGTTTATCAATGGCATACTCAGCTGATCCGAGGCGGGTATCTTCAACATTTTGTTGAAGAATAATCTCACCGTATCCATCATACCATTCCTTGAAGCATTTTACTCTTCTTTCAAGCTCAGGAGACTTGACTACCTTACCTTTGTCGTCAAACTCAGCTTTTGGATCCATTCCAACGACATTCTCACCGATTACAACCATAATTCCTGAAATTGCCGCACCTATGGCAAGACCTTCCCAGTTGTCCTTTGCAATATCCGTTGAACCAAGAGCACCAGTAAAAATAGGAATACTAAGTTTAATCTTGTAATCCTTTCCAATTTCCCTTTCAATATTGACAGCCGGGAATGTGGCTTTGTCGGGGTCTGGCTCAACACCCACAGCGCCCACGCATGTTCCCTGAATATTGAGATGTGAGTAATCAACAGGATACTTTTTTGTTGCACCTGCTGTGACCTTTCCAAAAGGTCCTGGATAGACGACTTCTCTTCCTCTG
The nucleotide sequence above comes from Thermodesulfovibrio aggregans. Encoded proteins:
- a CDS encoding 4Fe-4S dicluster domain-containing protein, with protein sequence MKIEQYRILEKSKIEDFIDSLISISKVVAPVYKGFKNYAFQKIKSSEEVSLKYIPTIIPPKKYFMPQRETLLKFDIKEDLKIEPVVEYENLILFGVHTCDIAGIKCLNMVLSDNPKDTGYLIRKKHITIIGLECNDYCDEYASCAFVGAHMPTTGYDLMFTELSEYFIVHIHSSKGSDIVEKTDLFKPAEAVHIEELKALRNNKLKIFNNEVPTERRYLPDLFDRSFNASVWKELEQKCLSCGNCTAVCPTCYCFDIKEEVDLTLKAGERYRVWFSCQLDPFAKVAGGIDFRRERSARQRHRFYRKFRYHIDRYGMVFCTGCGRCSRTCMAKINLKEVLTSLIKESEAKIWRKWL
- a CDS encoding FMN-binding glutamate synthase family protein; this encodes MNVIPGQPNASSATGTRNRVSDPAPYSGICSVCLDGCPGFCEVGKSSFRGREVVYPGPFGKVTAGATKKYPVDYSHLNIQGTCVGAVGVEPDPDKATFPAVNIEREIGKDYKIKLSIPIFTGALGSTDIAKDNWEGLAIGAAISGIMVVIGENVVGMDPKAEFDDKGKVVKSPELERRVKCFKEWYDGYGEIILQQNVEDTRLGSAEYAIDKLGVTCIELKWGQGAKDIGGEVKLKSLERALELKRRGYIVLPDPEDPVVQKAYKAGEFKEFERHSRLGMVDYESFEKAVKHYRKAGAKFVSLKTGAYRITDLARALRFASDAGIDLVTIDGAGGGTGMSPWRMMNEWGIPTIYLQSIAYNFAKQLAEKGKYVPDLAIAGGFSLEDHIFKALALGAPYFKAVCMGRALMIPAFVGKNIQKWHEDGKLPADIAKYGNSVEEIFITAEVLKNKYGKAFKKLPWGAIAMYTFVDRLTLGLKQLMAGARKFSIEYLDRNDIVALTKEASEVTGIPYVMEADMEEAQKILLG